One Micromonospora eburnea genomic region harbors:
- a CDS encoding GNAT family N-acetyltransferase produces MSQPAYPIRTARLTLRPITLDDLDDVYAYQGRADVVRWLREAGPRTREESRASVVAMTGEDALRAEGDCLTLAVVTDAGVIGTVELVWRSVADRTAELGYIFHPDHGGRGLATEAAAALVDWGFNEFGLHRIYARCHGRNTASARLMARLGMRQEAHHLQSYRYRGEWADQFVFAILADEWRSRAVTTVTGGRGPRTRSE; encoded by the coding sequence GTGTCCCAGCCGGCGTACCCGATTCGCACCGCCCGCCTGACCCTGCGCCCGATCACCCTGGACGACCTCGACGACGTGTACGCGTACCAGGGCCGCGCCGACGTGGTCCGCTGGCTGCGCGAGGCCGGGCCGCGTACCCGGGAGGAGTCGCGGGCGTCGGTGGTGGCCATGACGGGCGAGGACGCGCTGCGCGCGGAGGGCGACTGCCTGACGTTGGCCGTGGTCACCGACGCCGGGGTGATCGGGACGGTGGAGTTGGTCTGGCGCAGCGTGGCTGATCGCACGGCCGAGCTCGGGTACATTTTCCACCCCGACCACGGTGGACGCGGGCTGGCCACGGAGGCCGCCGCCGCGCTCGTCGACTGGGGGTTCAACGAGTTCGGGCTGCACCGGATCTACGCGCGATGCCACGGCCGGAACACGGCGTCCGCCCGGCTGATGGCCCGGCTCGGCATGCGCCAGGAGGCGCACCATCTCCAGAGCTACCGCTACCGGGGCGAGTGGGCCGACCAGTTCGTCTTCGCCATCCTGGCCGACGAGTGGAGGTCCCGTGCGGTCACGACAGTGACCGGCGGAAGGGGCCCCAGGACACGAAGCGAGTGA
- a CDS encoding transketolase — protein sequence MEAERTLGDEEVTRLGELAAQLRVDAIRCSTMAGSGHPTSSLSAADLMAVLIARHLRYDWVNPPTRANDHLIFSKGHASPLLYAILRAVGAISEQELMETYRQLGSRLQGHPTPALPWVDVATGSLGQGLPVGVGIALAGRYLDHLPFHVWALCGDSEMAEGSIWEALDKAGHYGLRNLTAIVDVNRLGQRGPTELEWDLDTYRRRVEAFGCRPIVVDGHDLVAIDEAFGQAREATGPTVVLARTVKGKGVPEVENKPGWHGKPLKPDVAEQAVRALGGVRQIRVTGPRPEPVPAAGKPSAPQPPELPEYEKGALVATRNAYGDALRALGSRPDVVALDGEVSDSTRADKFGEAYPDRFFEMFISEQQLVAAAVGLQVRGYRPFAATFAAFLSRAYDFIRMAAISRADIALSGSHAGVEIGADGPSQMGLEDLAALRAVQGSTVLYPSDAVSCAALVAQMVDRKGIAYLRTTRGKYPVLYDNGDDFPIGGSKLLRAGKDDDVALIGAGVTVHNCLAAADELAREGITARVIDLYSVKPLDRQRLLDAVRDTGGRLVVVEDHYPEGGLGSAVLESLADLAEPVRVNHLAVRGLPTSGTSTQLMDQAGIGVHAIVTAARALC from the coding sequence ATGGAAGCAGAGCGCACCCTCGGCGACGAGGAGGTCACCCGGCTGGGTGAGCTCGCCGCCCAGCTGCGGGTGGACGCGATCCGTTGCAGCACCATGGCCGGGTCCGGGCATCCGACCTCGAGCCTGTCCGCCGCCGACCTGATGGCGGTGCTGATCGCCCGGCACCTGCGGTACGACTGGGTGAACCCGCCGACCCGGGCCAACGACCATCTGATCTTCTCCAAGGGGCACGCCTCGCCGCTGCTGTACGCGATCCTGCGGGCGGTCGGTGCGATCAGCGAGCAGGAGCTGATGGAGACCTACCGCCAGCTCGGGTCGCGCCTGCAGGGGCACCCCACGCCCGCCCTGCCCTGGGTCGACGTCGCCACCGGCTCGCTCGGTCAGGGACTGCCCGTCGGTGTCGGGATCGCGCTGGCCGGACGGTATCTCGACCACCTGCCGTTCCATGTGTGGGCGTTGTGCGGCGACAGCGAGATGGCCGAGGGTTCCATCTGGGAGGCCCTGGACAAGGCCGGCCACTACGGGCTACGCAACCTCACCGCGATCGTCGACGTGAACCGGTTGGGACAGCGCGGACCGACCGAGCTGGAGTGGGACCTGGACACCTACCGGCGGCGGGTCGAGGCGTTCGGCTGCCGCCCGATCGTCGTCGACGGCCACGACCTGGTGGCGATCGACGAGGCGTTCGGCCAGGCCCGGGAGGCGACCGGGCCGACCGTGGTGCTCGCCCGCACGGTCAAGGGAAAGGGGGTGCCCGAGGTCGAGAACAAGCCGGGATGGCACGGCAAGCCGCTGAAACCCGACGTGGCCGAGCAGGCCGTGCGGGCCCTCGGCGGCGTCCGGCAGATCCGCGTCACCGGGCCCCGCCCCGAGCCGGTTCCGGCCGCCGGGAAGCCCTCCGCCCCGCAGCCGCCCGAGTTGCCGGAATACGAGAAGGGCGCGCTGGTCGCGACGCGGAACGCGTACGGGGACGCGCTGCGGGCGCTGGGCTCGCGACCGGACGTGGTCGCCCTGGACGGCGAGGTCAGCGACTCCACCCGGGCCGACAAGTTCGGTGAGGCGTACCCCGATCGGTTCTTCGAGATGTTCATCTCCGAACAGCAACTGGTCGCCGCCGCGGTCGGGCTCCAGGTGCGCGGCTACCGGCCCTTCGCCGCGACCTTCGCGGCGTTCCTCTCCCGCGCCTACGACTTCATCCGGATGGCCGCCATCTCCCGGGCCGACATCGCCCTGTCCGGCTCGCACGCCGGGGTGGAGATCGGGGCGGATGGTCCCTCGCAGATGGGGCTGGAGGACCTGGCCGCCCTGCGGGCCGTGCAGGGCTCGACGGTTCTCTATCCCAGCGACGCCGTGTCCTGCGCCGCCCTGGTCGCCCAGATGGTCGACCGGAAGGGCATCGCCTACCTGCGCACCACCCGCGGCAAGTACCCGGTGCTCTACGACAACGGCGACGACTTCCCGATCGGCGGCAGCAAGCTGCTCCGCGCCGGCAAGGACGACGACGTCGCGCTGATCGGCGCCGGGGTGACGGTGCACAACTGTCTCGCCGCCGCCGACGAGCTGGCCCGCGAGGGGATCACCGCCCGGGTCATCGACCTCTACTCCGTCAAACCGCTGGACCGGCAGCGGTTGCTCGACGCCGTACGGGACACGGGCGGCCGGTTGGTGGTGGTCGAGGACCACTACCCGGAGGGCGGACTGGGATCGGCCGTACTCGAATCCCTGGCCGACCTCGCCGAGCCGGTGCGGGTCAACCACCTGGCGGTACGGGGGCTGCCCACCTCCGGCACCTCGACCCAGCTGATGGATCAGGCGGGGATCGGCGTACACGCCATCGTCACCGCGGCCCGCGCCCTGTGCTGA